One Prunus dulcis chromosome 8, ALMONDv2, whole genome shotgun sequence DNA window includes the following coding sequences:
- the LOC117638214 gene encoding putative pentatricopeptide repeat-containing protein At3g25060, mitochondrial — protein sequence MQLLPCPSRLRSLLLSCKDKASTAKIHALMILTGTITHGNSNARLIATYARIGDIVSARKVFDKLSQRGIHAWNAMIIAYSRQYCPSEVVSLYHQMILDRVRPDSSTFTVALKACASTLDLKTGEEIWSKAVNCGYEYDVFVGSSVLNLYAKCGKMDEAVVVFNKMPRRDLVCWTTMVTGFVQSGRPMEAVDMYKRMQNEGMEFDGVVLMGLVQACASLGDLRLGLSVHGFMIRTGLPMDVMVQTSLVHMYAKSGHLELASCVFNKMPYKNAISWGALISGFAQNGFAGHALEMLVEMQGSGFEPDSVSLVCALLACSQVGFLKLDCFQRLDLLECHDCKLWDSWAWRGSSSTLPPDDGDERKT from the exons ATGCAGTTGCTTCCATGCCCAAGCCGCCTGAGATCTCTCCTCTTATCCTGCAAAGATAAAGCATCCACAGCTAAAATTCATGCTCTTATGATATTGACGGGTACCATTACTCATGGAAACTCCAATGCCCGACTTATAGCAACGTATGCACGAATTGGAGATATTGTGTCAGCCCGTAAGGTGTTCGATAAATTGTCTCAAAGAGGTATACATGCATGGAATGCCATGATAATCGCGTATTCTCGTCAATATTGCCCATCTGAAGTCGTAAGTTTATATCATCAGATGATATTAGATAGAGTTAGACCTGATAGCTCGACTTTCACTGTTGCCCTTAAGGCATGTGCAAGCACATTGGACTTGAAAACTGGTGAAGAAATATGGTCTAAAGCGGTAAATTGCGGATACGAATATGATGTGTTTGTGGGTTCATCTGTTTTGAATTTGTACGCCAAGTGTGGGAAGATGGATGAAGCAGTGGTGGTTTTCAATAAGATGCCTAGAAGGGACCTTGTTTGTTGGACAACAATGGTAACAGGGTTTGTGCAGAGTGGAAGGCCAATGGAAGCAGTTGATATGTATAAGAGAATGCAAAATGAGGGAATGGAATTTGATGGGGTTGTGCTGATGGGGTTAGTGCAGGCTTGTGCAAGTCTTGGGGACTTGAGGTTGGGTCTCTCTGTTCACGGGTTTATGATTCGGACAGGTCTTCCTATGGATGTTATGGTTCAAACCAGCCTTGTGCATATGTATGCTAAGAGTGGACATTTGGAGCTAGCTTCTTGTGTGTTCAATAAGATGCCTTACAAGAATGCCATTTCTTGGGGTGCTTTGATTTCTGGCTTTGCTCAAAATGGTTTTGCAGGGCATGCACTTGAAATGTTGGTAGAGATGCAGGGCAGCGGATTTGAACCCGACTCAGTGTCTCTTGTGTGCGCACTTCTAGCATGTTCACAAGTTGGATTTTTGAAATTGG ATTGTTTCCAGAGACTTGATCTCTTGGAATGCCATGATTGCAAGCTATGGGATTCATGGGCATGGAGAGGAAGCTCTAGCACTCTTCCTCCAGATGACGGAGACGAACGTAAAACCTGA
- the LOC117637899 gene encoding probable methionine--tRNA ligase: protein MDDQSDGRQGNGRNLKLPVPGKRNILITSALPYVNNIPHLGTIIGCVLSADVFARYCRLRGYNAVYICGTDEYGTATETKAREENCTPQQICDKYYAIHKEVYDWFDICFDEFGRTSTPQQTEVCQSIFKKLMENGWLTENTMQQLFCETCNRFLADRLVEGSCPMLDCNYDSARGDQCDKCGKLLNPTELKDPRCKVCQARPCIRDTDHLFLELPLLKDKLEEYISDMSVAGSWSQNAIQTTYAWLKEGVKSRCITRDLKWGVPVPLEKFKDKVFYVWFDAPIGYISITSCYTPDWEKWWKNPEDVELYQFMGKDNVPFHTVMFPSTLIGTGEKWTLMKSISVTEYLMYEAGKFSKSKGTGIFGNDVQDTNIPVEVWRYYLLTNRPEVSDTLFTWTDLQAKLNTELLNNLGNFINRVLSFIAKPQGLGYGSIIPDASGGESHSLTKRFAERIGICVDQYIEAMEKVKLKQALKIAMSISSEGNAYLQESQFWKLYKQDQASCSLVVKTSAGLVYLLACLLEPFMPSFSLKVLKELNLPPENQFSLRNENGDLEKAKKPWEILPAGHKIGTPDPLFKELKDEEVEAFRKKFSGSQAERVAKGEAEARKLAEQLEQTKV, encoded by the exons ATGGATGATCAATCAGACGGCAGACAAGGCAACGGCAGAAATCTGAAGCTACCGGTGCCGGGAAAGCGCAACATACTCATCACAAGCGCCTTGCCATACGTCAACAACATCCCTCACCTTGGCACCATCATAGGCT GTGTTCTGAGTGCTGATGTTTTCGCTAGATATTGTCGTCTTCGTGGATACAATGCGGTATACATATGTGGGACTGATGAGTATGGGACTGCAACAGAGACAAAGGCTAGGGAGGAAAATTGCACTCCACAGCAAATTTGTGACAA ATATTATGCAATTCATAAAGAGGTCTATGATTGGTTCGATATATGTTTCGATGAATTTGGACGCACCTCCACTCCCCAACAGACTGAAGTTTGCCAATCTATTTTCAAGAAACTGATGGAGAATGGATGGCTTACAGAAAACACAATGCAGCAG CTCTTTTGTGAAACATGCAATCGTTTCTTGGCTGATCGGCTAGTTGAAGGCAGTTGTCCAATGCTAGATTGCAATTATGACTCTGCACGAGGGGACCAATGCGATAAGTGCGGAAAGCTGTTGAATCCAACTGAGCTTAAGGATCCTAGATGTAAA GTATGTCAGGCAAGACCATGTATACGTGACACAGACCACTTATTTCTAGAGCTCCCACTGTTGAAGGATAAATTGGAAGAATATATCAGTGACATGTCTGTTGCAGgatcttggagccagaatgcTATTCAAACTACATATGCATGGCTTAAAGAAGGAGTTAAATCCCGATGCATTACTAGGGACCTTAAGTGGGGGGTTCCTGTTCCACTTGAAAAATTTAAGGACAAG gttttttatgtatggtttgACGCGCCCATCGGTTATATCTCCATCACTTCATGCTACACGCCTGATTGGGAGAAGTGGTGGAAGAACCCCGAAGATGTTGAGCTGTACCAGTTCATGGGCAAGGATAATGTCCCATTCCACACT GTTATGTTCCCATCTACGCTTATTGGAACCGGAGAAAAGTGGACTTTAATGAAGAGCATTAGTGTTACAGAATATTTAATGTATGAAGCAG GGAAGTTTTCCAAGAGCAAGGGTACAGGAATTTTTGGAAATGATGTGCAAGATACAAACATTCCCGTAGAAGTGTGGCGATATTACTTGCTAACTAACAGGCCAGAG GTCTCAGACACATTGTTTACATGGACGGACTTGCAAGCAAAACTAAATACTGAGCTGCTGAATAACTTGGGAAATTTCATTAACCGAGTGTTGAGCTTCATCGCAAAACCTCAGG gaCTAGGATATGGATCTATTATTCCTGATGCTTCTGGTGGTGAATCACATTCCTTGACAAAAAGGTTTGCAGAAAGAATTGGTATATGTGTGGACCAATACATAGAAGCAATGGAGAAG GTCAAGCTAAAGCAAGCACTGAAAATTGCAATGAGCATATCCAGTGAGGGCAATGCATATTTACAA GAGAGCCAATTCTGGAAACTTTACAAGCAAGATCAAGCTTCTTGCTCTCTTGTTGTGAAAACTTCTGCTGGACTGGTTTATCTTCTTGCATGCTTGCTAGAGCCTTTCATGCCTTCATTTTCTCTCAAG GTGCTAAAGGAGCTCAATCTGCCGCCCGAAAATCAATTTTCGCTTCGCAATGAGAATGGAGATCTTGAGAAGGCAAAGAAACCATGGGAAATATTACCTGCGGGTCATAAGATTGGGACACCAGATCCTTTGTTTAAAGAATTG AAAGATGAAGAAGTGGAGGCCTTCAGGAAGAAGTTTTCTGGAAGTCAAGCTGAAAGGGTTGCTAAGGGAGAAGCTGAAGCAAGGAAATTAGCTGAGCAATTGGAGCAAACAAAAGTTTAA
- the LOC117638262 gene encoding GPI transamidase component PIG-S isoform X2 produces the protein MAEITEPLLPAKEAPETSKPQEPALDFDPKTMRKTKPGVKRLILTVSVLFSFVLGVPFIYKSVEIYRAPLPFREIESLSAQIDSKPFQFPCRLQAIFIGFDWKSSIATLESSILTQMTKLTSQTPQCGTCSPNHTVSVILKSNSQCLQSRTTSCSPECGAIRSIELDGDDEAVDEALESVLGGCSGSNSGSGGEVYSVVVVNRGEEVRAVVGKYRHAWIVGRVSEAEAVSRAAEIFVKVFVNGGKEEGLIHGEFMPVGADGTVVLSFNLLNADPRDWVYDWDFQSVDETLLAPIIEAMKPVANISVESQVNSNEWHLDTSIAAGGRSKMLHFVIYIPSAKECPLLLQLPDGEISKTNSFISPMWGGVIVWNPQTCRKDSESKRPSRHTISHQDLQKVFEVFMGQFRQLFGFKSDNLYVGASGTSSLLASERGFTVWELDVLSRMHTCFNLHSCATTLGSLSRLVQSLPRMIIMDEIGKQVKYSLEAAKLAQSNASHGIYNASAVSSRQARSLAEDAFFHPSIMSVSYYSFEHCFAVYSPFFLPVSIHVLLAAVREWRRHKQENKKYLAWKTKVVSS, from the exons ATGGCGGAAATCACAGAACCTTTGCTTCCTGCAAAAGAAGCCCCAGAAACATCTAAACCGCAAGAGCCAGCATTAGATTTCGATCCCAAAACCATGCGCAAAACGAAACCAGGAGTCAAGCGTCTGATCCTAACTGTCTCAGTCCTCTTCTCCTTCGTTCTAG GTGTCCCGTTCATATACAAATCCGTGGAAATCTACCGCGCGCCATTGCCGTTTCGAGAAATCGAATCCCTCTCAGCTCAAATCGATTCCAAACCATTCCAATTCCCATGTCGTTTACAAGCAATCTTCATCGGCTTCGACTGGAAATCCTCCATTGCCACTCTAGAATCTTCCATCCTCAcccaaatgaccaaattgacCTCCCAAACTCCCCAATGTGGCACCTGTAGCCCCAACCACACCGTCTCAGTAATCCTAAAATCGAATTCCCAGTGTCTCCAATCCCGAACCACTTCCTGTTCGCCGGAATGTGGCGCCATCCGCTCCATTGAGTTGGACGGCGACGATGAGGCCGTAGATGAGGCTCTGGAGTCTGTGCTGGGAGGTTGTTCGGGTTCCAACTCGGGTTCAGGTGGGGAGGTGTATagtgtggtggtggtgaataGGGGCGAGGAGGTGAGAGCCGTGGTGGGCAAGTACAGGCACGCTTGGATTGTTGGTAGGGTTTCGGAGGCCGAGGCGGTGTCGAGGGCGGCAGAGATATTTGTTAAAGTGTTTGTGAATGGCGGGAAGGAGGAAGGTTTGATTCATGGAGAGTTTATGCCTGTTGGGGCAGATGGAACGGTTGTTCTTTCGTTTAATCTGCTGAATGCAGACCCACGTGATTGGGTTTATGATTG GGACTTTCAATCAGTAGATGAGACTCTGTTGGCCCCTATTATTGAGGCAATGAAACCCGTAGCAAACATAAGCGTGGAAAGTCAG GTGAATTCAAATGAGTGGCACTTGGATACATCCATCGCAGCTGGTGGGAGGTCAAAGATGTTGCACTTTGTGAT ATATATCCCGTCTGCTAAGGAATGCCCTCTTCTCCTACAGCTTCCAGATGGAGAGATTTCTAAGACAAATAGCTTTATATCTCCA ATGTGGGGAGGCGTTATTGTTTGGAATCCCCAAACCTGTCGGAAGGATTCAGAAAGTAAGCGTCCTTCTAGGCATACAATTTCGCATCAG GATCTACAGAAGGTTTTTGAAGTTTTCATGGGGCAGTTCCGGCaactttttggttttaaatcTGATAACCTATATGTTGGGGCTTCAGGCACGTCCAGCCTTTTAGCTAGTGAAAGGGGCTTCACGGTATG GGAATTGGATGTCTTATCGCGGATGCATACGTGTTTTAATCTTCATTCGTGTGCTACAACCCTTGGATCTCTTTCCAGATTG GTTCAATCCTTACCGAGGATGATTATCATGGATGAGATTGGGAAGCAG GTAAAGTATTCTCTGGAGGCAGCAAAGTTGGCTCAAAGTAATGCCTCACATGGTATTTATAATGCTTCAGCTG TGTCCTCTAGGCAAGCAAGATCTCTAGCAGAGGATGCATTTTTTCATCCATCAATCATGTCGGTCAGCTACTATTCGTTCGAGCACTGTTTTGCCGTCTATTCG CCTTTCTTTCTGCCAGTTTCGATACATGTCCTCCTAGCAGCTGTAAGAGAATGGAGAAGGCACAAGCAAGAAAATAAGAAGTACTTAGCATGGAAGACCAAAGTTGTGTCATCTTGA
- the LOC117638262 gene encoding GPI transamidase component PIG-S isoform X1 produces MAEITEPLLPAKEAPETSKPQEPALDFDPKTMRKTKPGVKRLILTVSVLFSFVLGVPFIYKSVEIYRAPLPFREIESLSAQIDSKPFQFPCRLQAIFIGFDWKSSIATLESSILTQMTKLTSQTPQCGTCSPNHTVSVILKSNSQCLQSRTTSCSPECGAIRSIELDGDDEAVDEALESVLGGCSGSNSGSGGEVYSVVVVNRGEEVRAVVGKYRHAWIVGRVSEAEAVSRAAEIFVKVFVNGGKEEGLIHGEFMPVGADGTVVLSFNLLNADPRDWVYDWDFQSVDETLLAPIIEAMKPVANISVESQVLYHMPKSSLSYWDDKWDSYIFSTKDLPFFVNSNEWHLDTSIAAGGRSKMLHFVIYIPSAKECPLLLQLPDGEISKTNSFISPMWGGVIVWNPQTCRKDSESKRPSRHTISHQDLQKVFEVFMGQFRQLFGFKSDNLYVGASGTSSLLASERGFTVWELDVLSRMHTCFNLHSCATTLGSLSRLVQSLPRMIIMDEIGKQVKYSLEAAKLAQSNASHGIYNASAVSSRQARSLAEDAFFHPSIMSVSYYSFEHCFAVYSPFFLPVSIHVLLAAVREWRRHKQENKKYLAWKTKVVSS; encoded by the exons ATGGCGGAAATCACAGAACCTTTGCTTCCTGCAAAAGAAGCCCCAGAAACATCTAAACCGCAAGAGCCAGCATTAGATTTCGATCCCAAAACCATGCGCAAAACGAAACCAGGAGTCAAGCGTCTGATCCTAACTGTCTCAGTCCTCTTCTCCTTCGTTCTAG GTGTCCCGTTCATATACAAATCCGTGGAAATCTACCGCGCGCCATTGCCGTTTCGAGAAATCGAATCCCTCTCAGCTCAAATCGATTCCAAACCATTCCAATTCCCATGTCGTTTACAAGCAATCTTCATCGGCTTCGACTGGAAATCCTCCATTGCCACTCTAGAATCTTCCATCCTCAcccaaatgaccaaattgacCTCCCAAACTCCCCAATGTGGCACCTGTAGCCCCAACCACACCGTCTCAGTAATCCTAAAATCGAATTCCCAGTGTCTCCAATCCCGAACCACTTCCTGTTCGCCGGAATGTGGCGCCATCCGCTCCATTGAGTTGGACGGCGACGATGAGGCCGTAGATGAGGCTCTGGAGTCTGTGCTGGGAGGTTGTTCGGGTTCCAACTCGGGTTCAGGTGGGGAGGTGTATagtgtggtggtggtgaataGGGGCGAGGAGGTGAGAGCCGTGGTGGGCAAGTACAGGCACGCTTGGATTGTTGGTAGGGTTTCGGAGGCCGAGGCGGTGTCGAGGGCGGCAGAGATATTTGTTAAAGTGTTTGTGAATGGCGGGAAGGAGGAAGGTTTGATTCATGGAGAGTTTATGCCTGTTGGGGCAGATGGAACGGTTGTTCTTTCGTTTAATCTGCTGAATGCAGACCCACGTGATTGGGTTTATGATTG GGACTTTCAATCAGTAGATGAGACTCTGTTGGCCCCTATTATTGAGGCAATGAAACCCGTAGCAAACATAAGCGTGGAAAGTCAG GTGTTATACCATATGCCGAAGTCCTCATTGTCTTACTGGGATGACAAGTGGGACAGTTACATCTTTAGTACCAAGGATCTACCTTTCTTT GTGAATTCAAATGAGTGGCACTTGGATACATCCATCGCAGCTGGTGGGAGGTCAAAGATGTTGCACTTTGTGAT ATATATCCCGTCTGCTAAGGAATGCCCTCTTCTCCTACAGCTTCCAGATGGAGAGATTTCTAAGACAAATAGCTTTATATCTCCA ATGTGGGGAGGCGTTATTGTTTGGAATCCCCAAACCTGTCGGAAGGATTCAGAAAGTAAGCGTCCTTCTAGGCATACAATTTCGCATCAG GATCTACAGAAGGTTTTTGAAGTTTTCATGGGGCAGTTCCGGCaactttttggttttaaatcTGATAACCTATATGTTGGGGCTTCAGGCACGTCCAGCCTTTTAGCTAGTGAAAGGGGCTTCACGGTATG GGAATTGGATGTCTTATCGCGGATGCATACGTGTTTTAATCTTCATTCGTGTGCTACAACCCTTGGATCTCTTTCCAGATTG GTTCAATCCTTACCGAGGATGATTATCATGGATGAGATTGGGAAGCAG GTAAAGTATTCTCTGGAGGCAGCAAAGTTGGCTCAAAGTAATGCCTCACATGGTATTTATAATGCTTCAGCTG TGTCCTCTAGGCAAGCAAGATCTCTAGCAGAGGATGCATTTTTTCATCCATCAATCATGTCGGTCAGCTACTATTCGTTCGAGCACTGTTTTGCCGTCTATTCG CCTTTCTTTCTGCCAGTTTCGATACATGTCCTCCTAGCAGCTGTAAGAGAATGGAGAAGGCACAAGCAAGAAAATAAGAAGTACTTAGCATGGAAGACCAAAGTTGTGTCATCTTGA